A region of the Candidatus Zixiibacteriota bacterium genome:
GGGATAGTGGGCCTGCTCCGCGAGGCGCCGGGAGAGCTGGAGGTGGCCGTCGGTCAGCGAGCGGACCGCGTCGGCGATCGGCTCGTGCGGATCGTCGCCTTCCATGAGGACCGTGTACAGACCGGTGATGCTGCCCTTGCCCTTCCAGCTTCCCGCCCGCTCCAGGAGCCTCGGCAGCAGCGCGAACACCGACGGCGTGTAGCCCTTGGTGGAGGGGGGCTCGCCCGCCGCCAGCCCCGCCTCGCGCTGCGCCATGGCGAACCGGGTCAGCGAATCCATGAGCAGCAGAACGTCCTGGCCGCGGTCGCGGAAGTACTCCGCGATCGTGGTTGCGATGAACGCGCCGCGCACGCGCACCAGAGCCGGGGCTTCGGAGGTAGCCGCGACGACCACCATGCGGTCGCGCTCTTCGGCGGGGAGCGTCCGCGCTACGAACTCCTCGACCTCCCTGCCGCGCTCGCCGATCAAGGCGATGACCTTCACGTCGGCGCGCGTGTTGCGTGCGATCATGGCGAGAAGCGTGCTTTTGCCGACGCCCGCGCCGGCCATGATCGCCACCCGCTGTCCTTTCCCCAGTGTGACGAGCCCGTTGATCGAGCGAATCCCGATGTCGAGCGGCTCGCGGATTTCCTCCCGGTCGAGCGGGTTTGAGCTGCCGGCGTAGATCGGGTAGGAATGAGCCGCGATCACTCCCTTTCCGTCGATCGGCCGCCCCAGGCCGTCGACGACGCGGCCGAGCAGCTCCTCGCCCACGGGATAGTGGGCTTCCCGGGCCAAAGCCACCACCCGGCTCCCGGGGCCGACGCCGCGCAGCTCCCCGAGCGCGATCAAGAGGGTCTGCTCGCCGCGAAAGCCCACCACTTCCGCCAGCGTCGGCCGCCCGCCTCCCAGCGGATAGATGTGGCACACGCCGCCCACCGGAAGCCACGGGCCGCGGCTCGCAATCAGAAGGCCGGTGACTTCGGTCACGGTTCCGGAGAAGCGAAACGGCGCAACCGTCTGCAGCCGCCGGCGGTAAGGAAATAAAAGATCCTGGTCAGGCCCGGTCGCCGCTCGATCAAGTCGGCTCATGGGTGGGAGGCGGCGTCCGGCAGCGTGTCGTCCAGCAGCTGGCGCCGGACCTCGGCGATCTGTGTGGGAAGGGTCGCATCCACGATCCCCAGCTCCGTTTCCAGGCGGCATCCGCCACGGGAGATGTCTTCCGAGGCGACGACCTCGATCGTTCTCGACGTTCCGTCTCCGAACCGGACGAGGTCGGGCCGGGTTTCGCTGAGCACCTCGTAATCCGCCGGGTTGAGCCAGATCCGGATCTGCTTCGCCTCGGCGACCTCGCGCTTGGCCCGCTCCAGCACCGAGGCGACCAGCCCCGGATCCTCGGTGGCGGTCTTGCCGATGATTTTTTCTGCGATTTCCAGCGCCAGGTGGACCATCTGCGGCGCGTAGCGGGCGATCAGCCTTTCTTCGAAGACGATCAGCGCCTGCGCCGCGTCTCCGAAAGCGATCAGCGAAGGCAGGAGCTCGCGGCGGCCCTCCTCGCGCCCTTTGGCGGCCGCCTCCTCCCACGCCTGCGTCCGAAGCCTTTCGGCGTCGGACTCCGCGCGGGCGACGATCTCCCGCGCCCGGTCCTCGGCCGCAAGCAGAAGAAGATAAGGAGCGATCTCGGCCGAATCGAGAAACTCGAACTGCACCGCAGGGCCGCCGTCCGGCTCCGGCCACGCAGCCGCCTCGCCGTCGGAGGGGGACCCGGAACTGACGTCGGCGTGCTCGTAGGGTCGGAGCTCGTTTTCCGCAACCCGGTCCGCGGCGATCAGCCTAGACAAGGACGTCCTCCTTGGCCTTGCCCGCCGAGAGGTAGATCTTTCCTTCCGATTCGAGCCGTCGCGCCAGATCGATGATGTCGCGCTGCGCCGCCTCGACGTCCCGCAGCCGCACGGGCCCCATCGACTCGATCTCTTCCTTCAGCAGGGCGCTGGCCCGCTCGGACATGCTGCCGAAGATTTTCTTCTTGAGGTTCGGGCTGGCGGTACGCATCGCCATCACCCACTTGTCCTTTTCGACCTCGCGCACGAGCACCTGCATGCTCTGATCGTCGATCTTCGCCAGATCTTCGAAGGTGAACATCAATTGCCGGATGCTCTCGGGCAGTTCAGCTTCGAACCCCCCGAGCCCCGCCATTACCCGTTCTTCGGTGGCGTTGTCGACGAAGTTGAGGATCTCGGCGACCGCCCGCAGCCCGCCGACCTGCTTGCCCTGAAAATGACGTATCTCGTTGCGCAGCACCTTGGTGACCTCTTCGATCGCTCCGGGCGAGATGCTGGTCAGCCGGGCGATGCGGAAGGCCACCTCGGCTTGCTTGTCCTCCGACAGCAGCGCGAAGATCTCGCCGGCATGGGCCGGGTAGAGATGGGCGAGGATGAAGGCGACGGTTTGCGGCTGCTCGTTCTGCAGGAACTGGGCGAGCGTCTTGGCGTCCATCTCGTGCAACGCGTCGATCCCCGCGGAGTCGTCTGCGTCCTCCTGGAAGATGCGGCTCAAGATGGCAGCCGCCTTCTCCGGCCCCACGGCCTTGTTGAGCACCCGCTGGAGGTACTCGCTGGTTCCCTCGGCGAAGATGTTCGCCTTCTTGAGATAGCGGCAGGTGTCTTCCAGAACCTCCTCGATGTCCTCCGGAGCGATCTGTGCCATGCGACCGACGCCCTGGCGCAGCATGACGAGCTCCTTTTCCTGGAGCTCTCCGGCCAGCGAGGTCGCCAGCTCCTCGCCCACCACGGCGAGAAAGATCGCCGCCTTTTCCGGACCGCTGAGCGCGTTCCTGCCTCGCTGCTTTGCGTCGCTTCCCTTCACTGGGGCGCCTCCGGCATGCCGCCGTTGCCGGTCGGCCGCCCGCGGTGGCCCTCTTCCTGCAGCCAGCCGCGGATGATCCTGACGGTTGCGTCGTGATAGTCGCGCGCGATCTGGATCAGCTGTTCCTTGCGTGGATCCTCCGCCATCACGATCTTCTGCGCCGCCGCGGGAATCTCTTCCTGAGCCGCCGGCGCCGCCGCCGGCGCAACCCGCGCCGGCTGCTCCTCCGGCGCCTTCGCCGGCGGCTTTCGGCCGCGCCGCCGCAGCAAGAAGAAACCGAGAAGGCCCAAAGTGGCGAGGACGCCCGCGGCGACGCCGATTCCGGCCGGCGTTTGCACCATCTCTTTCCAGCCTGAGGTGCCCGCGGGCTGGAGCGGGGCCGGCGGCTGAACCTTGAAAGGAACGTTGGCCAGCTCGATTTCGTCTCCGCGGTCGGCGTCGAAGCCCACCGCCCGCTTCACGATCCCCTTGATCACTTCGAGCTCCTCCGCGGTGCGGGGAATGTACTTCTCGTTCTCGTAGCGCCCGTCGACCAGGACCGCCACGGAGAGCTTCTGGATCTGCCCGCGCGGCTCGACGATGCGGCTGGTGGTGCGCCCGACCTCGTAGGTCACTATCTCGCTGCCGCGCTTCGAGCCGCTCTCCGCGCTGCCCGCGCCTTCGCTGCCCGGAACGTTCGACTGCACGCCGGGTACGCCGCCCTTGACCGCCGTTTCATCCGACACCGAGCGCTGGCTGCGCACCACTTTGTTTTCCGGGTCGAACTCCTCCCTGGTCGTGAGCGTCTCCTGCAGGCTCATCTGCACGTTGGCGCGCACGACCACCTTGCCCGGGCCGAGGATCGGATCGAGCATGGTCTCGATGCGCTGCTGCAGCTCCTGCTCATATTTTTTCTTGAGCAGGCTCAGCTTCTCCGCCTCGGTCGCCGGCACCGCCGCGGCGATCTCCTTGAGCGGGCGGCCCGAGCTGTCGATCACGGTGACGCGGTCGGCGCTGAGCTTCGGCACCGAGCTGGCGACGAGATGGACGATCCCCTGCACCTGGTCCGGGCTCAGATGGAACCCCGGCCGGAGATCCACCACCACCGAGGCCGAAGGCTTCTCTTCCGGGCCGAGAAAATTGGAGCGCGACGGCAGCGCGACGTGGACGCGGCTCGACTGCACGGCCGCGATCGAGTTGATCGTGCGCGCCAGCTCCCCCTGGATCGCCCGCAGGTAGTTCACCTGCTGGGTGAACTCGCTTACGCCGAAGGGGGTCTTTTCGAAGATCTCGAAGCCGACCCCGCCGCCCAGCGGCACACCCCTGGCCGCAAGTTTCATCCGGGTCCGGTAGATCGCGTCGCGCGGCACCTCGATGACGGAGCCGCCGCCGGTGATGCTGTAAGGGATTTTTTCGGCCTCCAGCTCCTTGACGACCGCCGCGCCGTCCTGCGGCGAGAGATTGGTGTAGAGCGGTCCGTAATTCATTCGCTCCACGACCCGCAGAGCGCCGTAGGCCAGCGACACAAAGAGCGGCAGCCCGATGAACAGCAGCCGCTTCTGCTGCGGCGGCAGGAACGAGAGCAGCCGGGCGAGGATCGCTCTCAAGTCACCGGCGAATTTTTCCAGTTGCTCGATCACGGACGTTCAGGGCCCTGCGGCGGCGGCCGCCGCGAGCCGTTTACACCTGCATCCGCATGATCTCCTGATAGGCTTCCAGGACCTTGTTGCGCACCTGCATCATCAGGCGAAACGACAGGTCGGCCTTTTCCAGAGCGATTATCGTCTCCTGCAGGTCTCCCGCGCCTTCGCCGACCAGCTGTCGAATCGCGTGGTCGGCCTTTTGTTGCAGGTCGTTCACCTCGCCCAAGGCGTTCTTCAACACCGTGCCGAAGTCGGTCTTGGGCTTGTCCTCGACACCTTTCGCTTCCGGAGCGGTCGTCGCCCTGCGGATCAGCTCGACGGTCTTGATTGTGTTCATGGTGTCCCTCGCTGGACGTCGCGCTGCCTAGAACGCGCGCCCGATCTCCAGCAGCTTTCGAATCAAACCCTTGGTGGTGTTGAAGGCGGCCAGGTTGGCCTCGTAGGAGCGCACGGCCGCCAGCATATCGACCATCTCCTCGACGACGTTGATGTTCGGCACCGAGACGTACCCCTCTGCGTCCGCGTCGGGATGATGGGGATCGAAGATCTTTCTCGGCGGCCGGCTGCTCTGCCTGACGCCGGCGACCTCGACGGTCAGCGGCTCGAGGCCCGGTTCCGCCGCCCGGTCGCTCAGCAGCTCGGCGAAGCCGTCTTCCGCTGGCGCCGTCCTGAAGATCACGTCGCGCCGCCGGTACGGCCCCCCTTCGGGCGTGCGCGTGGTATCGGCGTTCGCGAGATTGCCTGCCACCACCGTCATCCGGCTGCGCTGCGCGTTCATCGCGGCGCCGCTGATGGAGAACAGCTTGAACAGGTTCACCGCTCCTACCTCCTTCCCTCGCTGATCGCGAAGCGCAGCGCGGCCAGCGTGCGCGAGAGCAGCGTCAGGTTCGCCTCGTAGGCAAGCGCGTTCTCCGCCAGCAGGGCCATCTGCCGGTCGATGCCGACCGAGTTCCGGTCCAGGCGGGCCTCGCCGTGACGGTTATCGGGATACTCCGGCTCGTAAATCGCCGCCCGCCAGTCGACCCGCGGTGCCGAAGGCCCTTCGGCGGCCCGGCCCGTCTCGCCGCCCGCCGAAGGATCGCCCTCGGCTGCGGCCCGCAGGATCGATCCAAAATCGAGGTCGCGCGGGCGATAGCCGGGCGTGTCGGCGTTGGCGACGTTTGCGCTCAGGATCTCGTGGCGCGCGGCGCGAAGGCGCGCCGAGAGCTCGAGGAGCTGCTGGCTGAAACTGAAAAGCCTCAGGCCGGCCATGGCACCGCCTCCCGTGCGCCTCGCGCGCGGTACTGCTTGAGCTTGTTGCGGAGCGTGCGCACACTGATGCCGAGCGCCCTCGCCGCCCGCGTCCGGTTGCCGTTGGCCTGCTTGAGCGCCTGAAAAATGAGCCGCTCTTCCATTTCCTTCATCGAGAGCCCCGCGCCGTCGCCGCCGGACAATTCCGGAACCCCCGGCGCGCTCGAGCCCGCGAGGCCGATCCGGCAGGTCTCGACCGCTGGCGGGGGCAAGAGATCCGCCTCGTCCTCGAGCATCAGATGGCGAGGCTCGATCGTTCCTCCCTGCGCCACGATCGCGGCGCGCTCGAGCACGTTGAACAGCTCCCGGACGTTGCCGCGCCACGAGTGGCGCCGCAGCCGCTCGCAAGCCTCCGACGCGAGACGCGCGCCCGGGTAGCCTCGAGTGGCGAAAAAAGCCCGCGCTAGGGGCTCGATGTCGTCGAGCCGCTCGCGCAGCGGGAAAATCCGGATCGGAACGACGTTGAGCCGGTAGAAGAGGTCCTGGCGAAAGGTGCCGGCGCGGATCATGGCGTGGAGGTCGCGGTTGGTGGTCGCGATGACGCGGATGTCGACCGGCAGCGGCTTTTTCCCTCCCACTCGGTCCACCTCGCGCTCCTGCAGCACGCGCAGCAGCTTCGCCTGCAGGGAAAGCGGCATCTCGCTCACCTCGTCGAGCAGCAGCGTACCCCCGTGGGCGAGCTCGAATTTGCCGGGCTTGCTGGCGACCGCTCCCGTGAACGCGCCGCGCTCGTGGCCGAAAAGCTCGGATTCCAGCAGCCCCTCGGGCAGGGCCGCGCAGTTGACCGCGACGAACGGTCCCGCGCTGCGCCGGCTGTGCGCGTGGACGTAGCGCGCCAAAAGCTCCTTCCCTGTGCCGCTCTCGCCGTGGATCAGGATGGAGGCGTGCGACCTGGCGACCTGGCGGGCGAAGTCGAGAAGGGCGAGCATGCGCGCGTTGGTGGCGACGAATCCGCCGTCGGCTGCCGCTTCGGGCTCCGCCCCGCCGTCGCGGGCGAGGGCGGCCTCCACGAGCGAGACCAGCTCCCGGTAGGAAAACGGCTTGACCACGAAGTCGAACGCGCCGATCTTCATTGCCGCCACCGCTTCGGGCACGGTCGCAAAGCCGCTGATCATGATGAACGGCACTTCCGGAAAGCCCTTCAACAGGTCGAGACCGCTCATACCGGGCATGCGCACGTCGCTGACGACCAGATCGGCGCCGCTCTGCCGGAGATGGCGCTCCGCCTCCTCGCCGCTGGCGAAAAGCGCGGTGCGGTAGC
Encoded here:
- the fliF gene encoding flagellar basal-body MS-ring/collar protein FliF, which gives rise to MIEQLEKFAGDLRAILARLLSFLPPQQKRLLFIGLPLFVSLAYGALRVVERMNYGPLYTNLSPQDGAAVVKELEAEKIPYSITGGGSVIEVPRDAIYRTRMKLAARGVPLGGGVGFEIFEKTPFGVSEFTQQVNYLRAIQGELARTINSIAAVQSSRVHVALPSRSNFLGPEEKPSASVVVDLRPGFHLSPDQVQGIVHLVASSVPKLSADRVTVIDSSGRPLKEIAAAVPATEAEKLSLLKKKYEQELQQRIETMLDPILGPGKVVVRANVQMSLQETLTTREEFDPENKVVRSQRSVSDETAVKGGVPGVQSNVPGSEGAGSAESGSKRGSEIVTYEVGRTTSRIVEPRGQIQKLSVAVLVDGRYENEKYIPRTAEELEVIKGIVKRAVGFDADRGDEIELANVPFKVQPPAPLQPAGTSGWKEMVQTPAGIGVAAGVLATLGLLGFFLLRRRGRKPPAKAPEEQPARVAPAAAPAAQEEIPAAAQKIVMAEDPRKEQLIQIARDYHDATVRIIRGWLQEEGHRGRPTGNGGMPEAPQ
- the flgB gene encoding flagellar basal body rod protein FlgB gives rise to the protein MAGLRLFSFSQQLLELSARLRAARHEILSANVANADTPGYRPRDLDFGSILRAAAEGDPSAGGETGRAAEGPSAPRVDWRAAIYEPEYPDNRHGEARLDRNSVGIDRQMALLAENALAYEANLTLLSRTLAALRFAISEGRR
- a CDS encoding FliI/YscN family ATPase; this translates as MSRLDRAATGPDQDLLFPYRRRLQTVAPFRFSGTVTEVTGLLIASRGPWLPVGGVCHIYPLGGGRPTLAEVVGFRGEQTLLIALGELRGVGPGSRVVALAREAHYPVGEELLGRVVDGLGRPIDGKGVIAAHSYPIYAGSSNPLDREEIREPLDIGIRSINGLVTLGKGQRVAIMAGAGVGKSTLLAMIARNTRADVKVIALIGERGREVEEFVARTLPAEERDRMVVVAATSEAPALVRVRGAFIATTIAEYFRDRGQDVLLLMDSLTRFAMAQREAGLAAGEPPSTKGYTPSVFALLPRLLERAGSWKGKGSITGLYTVLMEGDDPHEPIADAVRSLTDGHLQLSRRLAEQAHYPAVDVLSSVSRVRSRVTSPEHQRCVSEIIRIMAARRDAEDLIQIGAYVGGKNPDVDRALELAPRLRDYLCQRRDEDVPLEASIRGLAELLAG
- the fliG gene encoding flagellar motor switch protein FliG; this translates as MKGSDAKQRGRNALSGPEKAAIFLAVVGEELATSLAGELQEKELVMLRQGVGRMAQIAPEDIEEVLEDTCRYLKKANIFAEGTSEYLQRVLNKAVGPEKAAAILSRIFQEDADDSAGIDALHEMDAKTLAQFLQNEQPQTVAFILAHLYPAHAGEIFALLSEDKQAEVAFRIARLTSISPGAIEEVTKVLRNEIRHFQGKQVGGLRAVAEILNFVDNATEERVMAGLGGFEAELPESIRQLMFTFEDLAKIDDQSMQVLVREVEKDKWVMAMRTASPNLKKKIFGSMSERASALLKEEIESMGPVRLRDVEAAQRDIIDLARRLESEGKIYLSAGKAKEDVLV
- the fliE gene encoding flagellar hook-basal body complex protein FliE gives rise to the protein MNTIKTVELIRRATTAPEAKGVEDKPKTDFGTVLKNALGEVNDLQQKADHAIRQLVGEGAGDLQETIIALEKADLSFRLMMQVRNKVLEAYQEIMRMQV
- a CDS encoding sigma-54 dependent transcriptional regulator → MQKQILIADDDPTMRAALGDALGGAGYRTALFASGEEAERHLRQSGADLVVSDVRMPGMSGLDLLKGFPEVPFIMISGFATVPEAVAAMKIGAFDFVVKPFSYRELVSLVEAALARDGGAEPEAAADGGFVATNARMLALLDFARQVARSHASILIHGESGTGKELLARYVHAHSRRSAGPFVAVNCAALPEGLLESELFGHERGAFTGAVASKPGKFELAHGGTLLLDEVSEMPLSLQAKLLRVLQEREVDRVGGKKPLPVDIRVIATTNRDLHAMIRAGTFRQDLFYRLNVVPIRIFPLRERLDDIEPLARAFFATRGYPGARLASEACERLRRHSWRGNVRELFNVLERAAIVAQGGTIEPRHLMLEDEADLLPPPAVETCRIGLAGSSAPGVPELSGGDGAGLSMKEMEERLIFQALKQANGNRTRAARALGISVRTLRNKLKQYRARGAREAVPWPA
- a CDS encoding FliH/SctL family protein, which codes for MSRLIAADRVAENELRPYEHADVSSGSPSDGEAAAWPEPDGGPAVQFEFLDSAEIAPYLLLLAAEDRAREIVARAESDAERLRTQAWEEAAAKGREEGRRELLPSLIAFGDAAQALIVFEERLIARYAPQMVHLALEIAEKIIGKTATEDPGLVASVLERAKREVAEAKQIRIWLNPADYEVLSETRPDLVRFGDGTSRTIEVVASEDISRGGCRLETELGIVDATLPTQIAEVRRQLLDDTLPDAASHP
- the flgC gene encoding flagellar basal body rod protein FlgC, yielding MNLFKLFSISGAAMNAQRSRMTVVAGNLANADTTRTPEGGPYRRRDVIFRTAPAEDGFAELLSDRAAEPGLEPLTVEVAGVRQSSRPPRKIFDPHHPDADAEGYVSVPNINVVEEMVDMLAAVRSYEANLAAFNTTKGLIRKLLEIGRAF